The following are encoded in a window of Massilia sp. R2A-15 genomic DNA:
- a CDS encoding FAD/FMN-binding oxidoreductase, giving the protein MNAPVPLQALLSDTPNGPAPTRLREIPYNYTSFSDREIVIRLLGESSWRLLDELRGSRQTGRSARMLYEVLGDIWVVRRNPYLQDDMLDNPKRRQELIDALHHRLAEVDKRRLAIDDEGGDPDIARTRSANVELLLAAARKAVDDFGAEFRATYDLRKRAVKVLGRYTDKQNIRFDGIKRVSHVTDATDWRVEYPFVVLTPDTEDEMAGLVTGCIELGLTIIPRGGGTGYTGGAIPLTPMSAVINTEKLIDLGPVEMTRLPGVDRDYATIYSGAGVVTKRVSDAADRAGFVFAVDPTSAEASCIGGNIAMNAGGKKAVLWGTALDNLASWKMVDPNGDWLEVTRMDHNLSKIHDAPVATFKLEWTHPNVRGESKDAPFRTETLTIEGRKFRKEGLGKDVTDKFLSGLPGIQKEGCDGLITSARWILHKMPQHARTVCLEFFGQARDAIPSIVEIKDYLDGLPAKGAQFATVRLAGLEHLDERYLRAVGYATKSKRAVLPKMALFGDIVGDDENAVALAASEVVRIANTRVGEGFVAVSPEARKKFWLDRARTAAIAKHTNAFKINEDVVIPLNRMGEYTDGIERINIELSIRNKLQLVEKLRAWLAGGNLPVGKSDDATGEAIGADEMLGDRVQQADEVMAEAEARWRWLLDNLDQPLADAKEQMYQLGLQKLDAMFEARLAEQPDATVFDMVQDRTIRVSWKNEIRAQVRQIFNGAAFKAILDELSAIHAKVLRSRVFVALHMHAGDGNVHTNLPVNSDDYAMLQDAHQAVGRIMTLARSLDGVISGEHGIGITKLEFLHEDEISEFRDYKLRIDPEGRFNKGKLLNLEGLGADLRNAYTPSFGLMGHESLIMQQSDIGDIANSVKDCLRCGKCKPVCTTHVPRANLLYSPRDKILATSLLVEAFLYEEQTRRGVSIKHWEEFEDVADHCTVCHKCVTPCPVNIDFGDVSMNMRNLLRKMGKKSFKPANAAAMFFLNATDPTTINATRMAMTGIGFKAQRLGNTLLRKFAHKQVVAPPPSTGKPPVREQVIHFINKKMPGNLPKKTARALLDIEDDKIIPIIRNPKQTTADTEAVFYFPGCGSERLFSQVGLATQAMLWEVGVQTVLPPGYLCCGYPQRGSGQYDKADKMMTDNRVLFHRMANTLNYLDIKTVLVSCGTCYDQLATYEFDKIFPGCRIMDIHEYLLEKGVKLEGVNGTRYMYHEPCHNPMKLQDSVKTVNALVATSDNVKIEKNDRCCGESGTFGISRPDIATQVRYRKQDEMEKGAAKLRADGFDGEVKILTSCPSCLQGLTRYNHDAGATADYIVVEIAKHLLGENWLPDYVARANNGGIERVLV; this is encoded by the coding sequence ATGAACGCCCCCGTCCCCCTCCAGGCGCTGCTGTCCGATACGCCGAACGGTCCCGCACCGACCCGGCTGCGCGAAATCCCCTATAACTACACCTCGTTTTCCGACCGCGAAATCGTGATCCGCCTGCTGGGCGAGTCGTCCTGGCGGCTGCTCGACGAGCTGCGCGGCTCGCGCCAGACCGGCCGCTCCGCGCGCATGCTGTACGAGGTGCTGGGCGACATCTGGGTGGTGCGGCGCAACCCGTACCTGCAGGACGACATGCTGGACAACCCGAAGCGGCGCCAGGAGCTGATCGACGCGCTGCACCACCGGCTGGCCGAAGTGGACAAGCGCCGCCTGGCCATTGACGACGAGGGCGGCGACCCGGACATCGCGCGCACCCGCAGCGCCAACGTCGAACTGCTGCTGGCCGCGGCGCGCAAGGCGGTGGACGACTTCGGCGCCGAATTTCGCGCCACGTACGACCTGCGCAAGCGCGCCGTCAAGGTGCTGGGCCGCTACACCGACAAGCAGAACATCCGCTTCGACGGCATCAAGCGCGTCTCGCACGTCACCGACGCCACCGACTGGCGCGTCGAATACCCCTTCGTCGTGCTCACCCCCGACACCGAAGACGAAATGGCCGGCCTGGTCACCGGCTGCATCGAGCTTGGCCTGACCATCATCCCGCGCGGCGGCGGCACCGGCTACACCGGCGGCGCCATTCCATTGACGCCGATGTCGGCCGTGATCAATACCGAAAAGCTCATCGACCTCGGCCCGGTCGAGATGACGCGCCTGCCCGGCGTGGACCGCGACTACGCGACCATCTACTCGGGCGCCGGCGTCGTCACCAAGCGCGTCTCGGACGCCGCCGACCGCGCCGGCTTCGTGTTCGCCGTCGATCCGACGTCGGCCGAAGCGTCCTGTATCGGCGGGAACATCGCCATGAACGCCGGCGGCAAGAAGGCCGTCCTGTGGGGCACGGCGCTCGACAACCTGGCGTCGTGGAAGATGGTCGATCCGAACGGCGACTGGCTCGAAGTGACACGCATGGACCACAACCTGTCGAAGATCCACGACGCGCCGGTGGCCACTTTCAAGCTCGAATGGACGCACCCGAACGTGCGCGGCGAATCGAAGGACGCGCCGTTCAGGACCGAAACGCTGACCATCGAAGGCCGCAAGTTCCGCAAGGAGGGCCTGGGCAAGGACGTCACCGACAAGTTCCTCTCCGGCCTGCCGGGCATCCAGAAGGAAGGCTGCGACGGCCTGATCACTTCGGCGCGCTGGATCCTGCACAAGATGCCGCAGCACGCGCGTACCGTCTGCCTTGAATTCTTCGGCCAGGCGCGCGACGCGATTCCGTCGATCGTCGAAATCAAGGACTACCTTGACGGCCTGCCGGCAAAGGGCGCGCAGTTCGCCACCGTGCGCCTGGCCGGCCTCGAACACCTCGACGAGCGCTACCTGCGCGCGGTCGGCTACGCCACCAAGTCGAAGCGCGCGGTGCTGCCGAAGATGGCGCTGTTCGGCGACATCGTCGGCGATGACGAAAACGCCGTGGCGCTGGCCGCCTCCGAAGTGGTGCGCATCGCGAACACCCGCGTAGGCGAAGGCTTCGTCGCCGTCAGCCCGGAAGCGCGCAAGAAGTTCTGGCTCGACCGCGCCCGCACCGCGGCCATCGCCAAGCACACCAACGCCTTCAAGATCAATGAGGACGTCGTCATCCCGCTGAACCGGATGGGCGAGTACACCGACGGCATCGAGCGCATCAACATCGAGCTGTCGATCAGGAACAAGCTGCAGCTTGTGGAGAAGCTGCGCGCCTGGCTCGCCGGTGGCAACCTCCCGGTCGGCAAGAGCGATGACGCCACCGGCGAAGCGATCGGCGCCGACGAAATGCTGGGCGACCGCGTGCAGCAGGCCGATGAAGTGATGGCCGAAGCCGAAGCGCGCTGGCGCTGGCTGCTGGACAACCTGGACCAGCCGCTGGCCGATGCGAAGGAGCAGATGTACCAGCTCGGCCTGCAAAAGCTGGACGCCATGTTCGAAGCGCGCCTGGCCGAACAGCCCGACGCCACCGTGTTCGACATGGTGCAGGACCGCACCATCCGCGTCTCGTGGAAGAATGAAATCCGCGCGCAGGTACGCCAGATCTTCAACGGCGCCGCGTTCAAGGCGATCCTCGACGAGCTGTCGGCGATCCACGCCAAGGTGCTGCGCTCGCGCGTGTTCGTCGCGCTGCACATGCACGCCGGCGACGGCAACGTGCACACCAACCTGCCGGTGAACTCGGACGACTACGCGATGCTGCAGGACGCGCACCAGGCGGTCGGCCGCATCATGACGCTGGCGCGCTCGCTCGATGGCGTCATCTCGGGCGAGCACGGCATCGGCATCACCAAGCTCGAATTCCTGCACGAAGACGAGATCAGCGAGTTCCGCGACTACAAGCTGCGCATCGATCCGGAAGGGCGCTTCAACAAGGGCAAGCTGCTCAACCTCGAAGGCCTGGGCGCCGACCTGCGCAACGCGTACACGCCGTCGTTCGGGCTGATGGGCCACGAATCGCTGATCATGCAGCAAAGCGATATCGGCGACATCGCCAACAGCGTGAAGGACTGTCTGCGCTGCGGGAAGTGCAAGCCGGTGTGCACCACCCACGTGCCGCGCGCGAACCTGCTGTATTCGCCGCGCGACAAGATCCTCGCCACCTCGCTGCTGGTCGAAGCCTTCCTGTACGAAGAACAGACCCGCCGCGGCGTCTCGATCAAGCACTGGGAAGAGTTCGAGGACGTGGCCGACCACTGCACGGTGTGCCACAAGTGCGTTACGCCGTGCCCGGTCAACATCGACTTCGGCGACGTCTCGATGAACATGCGTAACCTGCTGCGCAAGATGGGCAAGAAGAGCTTCAAGCCGGCCAATGCGGCCGCGATGTTCTTCCTGAACGCGACCGACCCGACCACCATCAATGCCACGCGCATGGCGATGACCGGCATCGGCTTCAAGGCCCAGCGGCTCGGCAACACGCTGCTGCGCAAGTTCGCGCACAAGCAGGTGGTGGCGCCGCCGCCGTCGACCGGAAAGCCACCCGTGCGCGAGCAGGTGATCCACTTCATCAACAAGAAAATGCCGGGCAACCTGCCGAAGAAAACGGCGCGCGCGCTGCTCGATATCGAGGACGACAAGATCATCCCGATCATTCGCAATCCGAAGCAGACCACGGCCGACACCGAAGCGGTGTTTTACTTCCCCGGCTGCGGCTCGGAGCGATTGTTCTCGCAAGTCGGCCTGGCCACGCAAGCGATGCTGTGGGAAGTGGGCGTGCAGACCGTGCTGCCGCCGGGCTACCTGTGCTGCGGATATCCGCAGCGCGGCTCCGGCCAGTACGACAAGGCCGACAAGATGATGACCGATAACCGCGTGCTGTTCCACCGCATGGCCAACACGCTCAACTACCTCGACATCAAGACGGTGCTCGTTTCGTGCGGCACCTGCTACGACCAGCTGGCGACCTACGAGTTCGACAAGATCTTCCCTGGCTGCCGCATCATGGACATCCACGAGTATTTGCTGGAGAAGGGCGTGAAGCTCGAAGGCGTCAACGGCACGCGCTACATGTACCACGAGCCTTGCCACAATCCGATGAAGCTGCAGGATTCGGTGAAGACCGTGAACGCGCTGGTTGCCACAAGCGACAACGTGAAGATCGAAAAGAACGACCGCTGCTGCGGCGAATCCGGCACCTTCGGCATTTCGCGGCCGGATATTGCCACGCAGGTGCGCTACCGCAAGCAGGACGAGATGGAGAAGGGCGCCGCCAAGCTGCGCGCCGACGGCTTCGACGGCGAGGTCAAGATCCTCACCAGCTGCCCGTCGTGCCTGCAGGGCCTGACCCGCTACAATCACGATGCCGGCGCCACCGCCGACTACATCGTCGTCGAAATCGCCAAGCATCTGCTGGGCGAGAACTGGCTGCCCGACTACGTCGCGCGCGCCAACAACGGCGGCATCGAAAGGGTACTGGTATGA
- a CDS encoding HIT family protein — protein MSCELCELKADVVWSDAKMSVILVDDAAYPGLVRVIWKDHVKEMSDLVDADRLAVNDAVWRVELAVRAAMAPHKVNVASLGNVVPHLHWHVIPRYADDAHFPGPVWCAAVRRTEEDILAARRALLPNLRAEIVRRMNER, from the coding sequence ATGAGTTGTGAGCTGTGCGAACTGAAGGCCGACGTCGTCTGGAGCGATGCGAAGATGTCGGTGATCCTGGTGGACGACGCCGCCTATCCTGGTTTGGTGCGCGTGATCTGGAAGGACCACGTGAAAGAGATGAGCGATCTTGTCGACGCCGACCGGCTGGCCGTCAACGACGCCGTTTGGCGCGTCGAACTGGCCGTGCGCGCGGCGATGGCGCCGCACAAGGTCAACGTCGCCAGCCTTGGCAACGTGGTGCCGCATTTGCACTGGCACGTGATTCCGCGCTACGCTGACGACGCGCACTTCCCGGGCCCCGTGTGGTGCGCGGCGGTGCGCCGGACCGAAGAAGATATCCTGGCGGCGCGGCGTGCGCTGCTGCCCAACCTGCGTGCGGAGATCGTCCGCCGAATGAATGAAAGATAA
- a CDS encoding YqaA family protein → MIESAVIWLLKLIAAPAVGLTSIFIISFVSATLVPLGSEPAVFAVVKANGAMFWPAILVGTVGNTLGGALDYFIGYRAKVAFAKERESRWFAWLGRYGPKTMLLSWMPGIGDPLCTMAGWLHMPFWPSVIYMAIGKFVRYVSMTALLLYVPDGFWKQIAHMLG, encoded by the coding sequence ATGATCGAATCCGCCGTCATCTGGCTGCTCAAGCTTATCGCCGCCCCGGCCGTGGGCCTGACTTCGATCTTCATCATCAGCTTCGTCTCCGCCACCCTGGTGCCGCTCGGCTCGGAGCCGGCGGTGTTCGCCGTCGTCAAGGCCAACGGCGCGATGTTCTGGCCGGCGATTCTGGTCGGCACCGTCGGCAACACGCTGGGCGGGGCGCTCGACTACTTCATCGGCTACCGCGCCAAGGTGGCGTTCGCCAAGGAGCGCGAGTCGCGCTGGTTCGCCTGGCTGGGGCGCTACGGCCCGAAGACCATGCTGCTGTCGTGGATGCCCGGCATCGGCGATCCGCTGTGCACCATGGCCGGCTGGCTGCACATGCCGTTTTGGCCCAGCGTCATCTACATGGCGATCGGCAAATTCGTCCGCTACGTCAGCATGACCGCGCTGCTGCTGTACGTGCCCGACGGCTTCTGGAAGCAGATCGCGCACATGCTGGGATAG
- a CDS encoding PA2779 family protein, whose translation MNRRFRNLFVNVIISSLVFLGITQSAQAALISTEQVVAAGAAQQARVKVAAALQRAEVLAALGKYGISAEEAQARTAALSDAEAVSVAQQIDTLPAGGSDIVGALIFIFVVLLVTDILGLTKVFPFTRSVRH comes from the coding sequence ATGAACCGCCGTTTCAGGAACCTGTTCGTTAACGTCATTATTTCATCGCTAGTCTTCCTCGGCATTACGCAGTCGGCCCAGGCCGCGCTGATCAGCACCGAGCAGGTCGTCGCCGCCGGCGCCGCGCAGCAGGCGCGCGTAAAGGTGGCGGCAGCGCTGCAACGGGCCGAAGTGCTGGCCGCGCTGGGCAAGTACGGCATCAGCGCGGAGGAAGCGCAGGCGCGCACCGCTGCGCTGAGCGACGCCGAAGCGGTGTCCGTCGCGCAGCAGATCGACACCCTGCCCGCCGGCGGCAGCGACATTGTCGGCGCGCTGATCTTCATCTTCGTGGTGCTGCTGGTGACCGACATCCTTGGCCTGACCAAGGTATTCCCGTTCACCCGGTCGGTACGCCATTAA
- a CDS encoding PA2778 family cysteine peptidase, producing the protein MTGCAAPQTSALRSSHAQVAPPAELTATPFFAQERYQCGPAALAMALGAAGFDVQPDALVPQVYLPQREGSLQVEMLAAARRNGAFGVTIAPRMDALLAEVAAGNPVVILQNLSLPIFPRWHYAVVIGYDLARGDIILRSGTTQRLVMSMSTFEHTWARSKYWGMVALAPGRLPVTTDEAIVLDALVAFEKTGKARKTYEAAAQRWPGNAALLIGLGNTAYQAGDRAGAADAFRRATERDPKNAAALNNLAVVLTELGRLPEARKAAEQAIALGGPWREQAQATLKTIELAEKK; encoded by the coding sequence TTGACCGGTTGCGCCGCGCCGCAGACGAGCGCGCTGCGGTCGTCGCATGCGCAGGTGGCGCCGCCGGCCGAACTGACGGCGACGCCATTCTTTGCGCAGGAACGCTACCAGTGCGGTCCCGCCGCGCTGGCGATGGCGCTCGGCGCGGCTGGCTTCGACGTGCAGCCCGACGCGCTGGTTCCGCAGGTCTACCTGCCGCAGCGCGAAGGCAGTTTGCAGGTGGAGATGCTGGCGGCGGCGCGCCGCAACGGCGCATTCGGCGTCACCATCGCGCCGCGCATGGACGCGCTGCTGGCCGAAGTCGCGGCCGGCAATCCGGTCGTGATCCTGCAAAATCTGAGCTTGCCCATTTTCCCGCGCTGGCACTACGCGGTGGTGATCGGCTACGACCTGGCGCGCGGCGACATCATCCTGCGCTCGGGGACGACCCAGCGGCTGGTGATGTCGATGTCGACCTTCGAGCATACCTGGGCGCGCAGCAAATACTGGGGGATGGTGGCGCTGGCGCCGGGACGGCTGCCCGTCACCACCGATGAAGCGATCGTGCTCGATGCGCTGGTGGCGTTCGAGAAGACTGGCAAGGCGCGCAAGACATATGAAGCGGCGGCGCAGCGCTGGCCGGGGAATGCGGCACTGCTGATCGGGTTGGGGAATACCGCGTATCAGGCTGGAGATCGCGCTGGTGCCGCCGATGCGTTCCGGCGCGCGACCGAACGCGATCCGAAGAATGCGGCGGCGCTGAATAACCTGGCGGTGGTGCTGACGGAGCTGGGCCGGCTGCCGGAAGCGCGCAAGGCGGCGGAGCAGGCGATTGCGCTGGGCGGGCCGTGGCGCGAGCAGGCGCAGGCAACGCTGAAGACGATCGAGCTGGCGGAGAAGAAGTAA
- a CDS encoding DUF971 domain-containing protein, which translates to MATTPIPTALTVHQKSRVLDISFDDGASFSLPFEYLRVYSPSAEVRGHGAGQEVLQLGKREVGVTALEPVGNYAVKPTFSDGHDTGLYTFEYLYKLGAEQGALWTDYMQRLNDAGFAGDTGREPGAAIAGAPTKAKSCGHNH; encoded by the coding sequence ATGGCCACTACCCCGATCCCGACCGCGCTGACGGTTCACCAGAAGTCCCGCGTGCTGGATATCTCGTTCGACGACGGCGCGTCGTTCTCGCTGCCGTTCGAATATCTGCGCGTGTACTCGCCGTCGGCCGAGGTGCGCGGGCATGGCGCGGGACAGGAAGTACTCCAGCTGGGCAAGCGCGAAGTGGGCGTGACCGCGCTCGAGCCGGTGGGGAATTACGCGGTCAAGCCGACGTTCTCCGATGGGCATGACACGGGGTTGTACACCTTCGAGTACCTGTACAAACTGGGCGCCGAGCAGGGCGCGTTGTGGACCGATTACATGCAGCGCCTGAACGACGCCGGGTTTGCCGGCGACACCGGCCGCGAGCCGGGCGCCGCGATTGCAGGGGCGCCCACAAAAGCCAAGAGCTGCGGCCACAACCACTAG